A window from Deinococcus arcticus encodes these proteins:
- a CDS encoding glycosyltransferase family 1 protein translates to MSRLQSSCPALVVLAHLRWDFVFQRPQHLMTHAARTRTVYYVEEPFFGEWRDRLDVRREPSGVVVCTPHIEVGHSPAESQARTAALLAEFLDAEDTPEYDLWVYTPMELPVAALLTPRTVIYDCMDELANFHGAPPELRAREDELFRRADVVFTGGHRLYEAKTARHPNVHPFPSSVDTAHFRQARALPPQPADQAGIPGPRLGFAGVIDERLDVALLGEVARRRPEWQFVLIGPVVKIDPATLPQGPNLHYLGMKPYAELPVYFAHWDVGLLPFAHNPATEFISPTKTPEYLAAGLSVVSTGIRDVVRPYGERDLVRIADGADAFEAACAAALAERGTPAAAHRLERADAVLAQQSWDATWQAMDRHIEPLAAQPTARVASPLMAGAND, encoded by the coding sequence ATGTCCCGTCTTCAGTCATCCTGCCCGGCCCTGGTGGTCCTGGCCCATCTGCGCTGGGACTTCGTGTTTCAGCGGCCCCAGCACCTCATGACCCACGCCGCCCGCACCCGCACGGTGTATTACGTGGAAGAGCCCTTCTTCGGCGAGTGGCGCGACCGCCTGGACGTGCGCCGCGAGCCTTCGGGGGTGGTGGTCTGCACGCCGCACATCGAGGTGGGCCACAGCCCGGCCGAGTCTCAGGCCCGCACCGCTGCCCTGCTGGCCGAGTTTCTGGACGCCGAGGACACCCCGGAGTACGACCTGTGGGTGTACACGCCCATGGAACTGCCGGTGGCGGCCCTGCTGACCCCGCGCACCGTGATTTACGACTGCATGGACGAACTGGCCAATTTTCACGGCGCCCCCCCCGAACTGCGCGCCCGCGAGGACGAGCTGTTTCGCCGCGCCGACGTGGTCTTCACGGGCGGCCACCGCCTGTATGAAGCCAAGACCGCCCGGCACCCCAATGTGCACCCCTTTCCTTCCAGTGTAGATACCGCCCACTTCCGGCAGGCCCGTGCGCTGCCGCCGCAGCCCGCGGACCAGGCCGGCATTCCGGGGCCGCGCCTGGGCTTTGCCGGCGTGATTGACGAGCGCCTGGACGTGGCCCTGCTGGGCGAGGTGGCGCGGCGCCGCCCGGAGTGGCAGTTTGTGCTGATTGGCCCCGTGGTCAAGATTGACCCGGCCACGCTGCCGCAGGGCCCCAATCTGCACTACCTGGGCATGAAGCCGTACGCCGAACTGCCCGTGTACTTTGCCCACTGGGACGTGGGGCTGCTGCCCTTCGCCCACAACCCCGCCACCGAGTTCATCAGCCCCACCAAGACGCCCGAGTACCTCGCCGCGGGCCTGAGCGTGGTGTCTACCGGCATCCGCGACGTGGTGCGCCCCTACGGCGAGCGCGATCTGGTGCGCATTGCCGACGGTGCAGACGCTTTTGAAGCCGCCTGCGCCGCTGCTCTGGCCGAGCGCGGCACTCCGGCGGCCGCCCACCGCCTGGAGCGCGCCGACGCCGTGCTGGCACAGCAGTCCTGGGACGCCACGTGGCAGGCCATGGACCGGCACATTGAGCCGCTGGCCGCCCAGCCCACGGCCCGTGTGGCCAGCCCCCTGATGGCAGGCGCCAATGACTGA
- a CDS encoding uroporphyrinogen-III synthase: MDFFGQLNVLSLESRRSEEMETLIRTYGGTPQVAPSMREVKLDLSGPLAQFGRDLAAGDLHTVVCLTGVGTRMFLRELAARDPRQLEALRAVPLVARGDNPAQVLKSFGLPSVLVPRPGTWHEVTEQLLATLTRGQHAVVLEYGEALPTAMRRELGYAGIRVTSVPVYRCAFPQNPAPLARAVRDVVLGGPDLLLLSSGTQLLHFLKYAEKLGLLEEARAGLARLVVVSIGPACSEAAADLGLRIDLEANPHKMGTMVRMAAEYGPGLLAQRLGRAG, translated from the coding sequence ATGGACTTCTTCGGCCAGCTGAACGTCCTGAGTCTGGAATCGCGCCGCAGCGAGGAAATGGAAACCCTGATTCGCACCTACGGCGGTACCCCGCAGGTGGCCCCCAGCATGCGCGAGGTCAAGCTGGACCTGAGTGGGCCCCTGGCGCAGTTTGGGCGTGACCTGGCCGCCGGCGACCTTCACACCGTGGTCTGTCTGACGGGCGTGGGCACCCGCATGTTCCTGAGGGAACTGGCGGCGCGCGACCCCCGGCAGCTGGAGGCGCTGCGTGCGGTGCCGCTGGTGGCCCGGGGGGATAACCCTGCCCAGGTGCTCAAAAGTTTTGGCCTGCCCAGCGTGCTGGTGCCCCGGCCCGGCACATGGCACGAGGTCACCGAGCAGCTGCTGGCCACCCTGACGCGCGGGCAGCACGCCGTGGTGCTGGAATATGGTGAAGCGCTGCCCACTGCCATGCGGCGCGAACTGGGGTACGCGGGCATTCGCGTGACCAGTGTGCCGGTCTACCGCTGCGCCTTTCCCCAGAATCCTGCGCCCCTGGCCCGCGCGGTGCGCGACGTGGTGCTGGGCGGCCCGGATCTGCTGCTGCTGTCCAGCGGCACGCAGCTGCTGCACTTCCTGAAATACGCCGAGAAGCTGGGGCTGCTGGAAGAAGCGCGCGCGGGGCTGGCGCGGCTGGTGGTGGTCAGCATTGGCCCGGCCTGCAGCGAGGCCGCCGCTGACCTGGGCCTGCGCATTGACCTGGAAGCCAATCCGCACAAGATGGGCACGATGGTGCGCATGGCCGCTGAATACGGCCCGGGCCTGCTGGCGCAGCGGCTGGGCCGGGCGGGCTGA
- a CDS encoding GAF domain-containing protein yields MFSPSAASPEATSVLSERLQAVTEALAAAQTQSEVFAVVLTPALQALDARAGAVLLVDEDGTQLRVAARHGYDEGAHTLWQDGPLDGNVPAGDALARREALFFEQEGELLRAHPELEARMGGQAAVATAVLPMFLDQRPLGTVILDFKEPHHFTPAEQRFLRILAAQCAIALGRAGLMTDLQRQVEVRAARAVTEARAQEAFVAFTEAVGTQTHVPTLAQQAIEVLRARFPHSNVSYYAYIPAAGRWQAQNWSDNHSAAQQAMITAGFPADTPIFEEVLRTRQPVFRDAWNPQQEGIDHTQEFGTGATVPLLVNGEVRGIVGMADRHQQRWTEPDRALVRAVARGLTLALERAEQARRLETQNAELEARTLALERFAELARSQESRPEVLIRRAQTAVTELLGEGFAVYYELDGPVWRLRSQVGSPEDVTIQHSLDSALPYDTVQNFRIPWESGAPFYQDAYDPALDHGVPGVEALASTAALPVRVGGQLRGMFGYSLKVQRPWTRADRATLDTAVSSLGLSLERAGRSRALEEERASLDAFVAFSEAVGAETDTVRLAARAVDVLRTRFADCSGGYYGCEGDRWTLQTWTADLDERPIFLAALRAGLPSDTPFIAELLRTHAPMFIERWDAADERVKHSEVYGTVAAYPVVAGGQMRGFFTIGLKTTAQWTDRDRAIFRSVGRGLDLAVERAEQASRQARQAAELDARSRALEGFADLTRDLSVEGDPYVLIQRAQAVVLSLLPEGYALYFEPQGDRWVLHSQTGDLRSPALQAAADAGLPFEEANNLLIPYRSGAPYYQDQYARDTDHLDELVAHLGASATLPVMVNGQPRGVFAVVLFGGVRRWTRPDQAALESVVRSLGLALERAEGVALLAERTRELERSNAELEQFAYIASHDLQAPIRSVASFAALIDQRYGEGLDERGRLYLRQIVESGEHMKRLVDDLLAFSRVHTERRPLSPVDAAAVFDRVAGRLQGEGPGAAVTRGPLPVVMVDAQQLDQLFQNLLGNGLKYARPGVPPCIQVTAEPDGPNWRFAVQDNGIGIEPQYFERIFVIFQRLHGRERYEGTGIGLAVCKKIVERHGGRLWLDSTPGAGSTFFFTLPAA; encoded by the coding sequence GTGTTCAGCCCGTCTGCTGCGTCACCTGAGGCCACGTCTGTCCTGAGCGAGCGCCTGCAGGCGGTCACCGAGGCGCTAGCCGCCGCCCAGACCCAGTCTGAGGTGTTTGCCGTGGTGCTGACCCCGGCGCTGCAGGCGCTGGACGCCAGAGCCGGCGCAGTGCTGCTGGTAGACGAGGACGGCACGCAGCTGCGGGTGGCAGCCCGGCACGGCTACGACGAGGGCGCCCACACACTGTGGCAGGATGGCCCCCTGGACGGCAACGTGCCTGCCGGGGACGCCCTGGCCCGCCGCGAGGCCCTGTTCTTTGAGCAGGAAGGCGAGCTGCTGCGCGCGCACCCTGAGCTGGAAGCCCGCATGGGCGGACAGGCAGCGGTGGCCACGGCCGTGCTGCCCATGTTCCTGGACCAGCGGCCCCTGGGCACCGTGATTCTGGATTTCAAGGAGCCGCACCACTTCACCCCGGCAGAGCAGCGCTTTTTGCGCATTCTGGCGGCGCAGTGCGCCATTGCGCTGGGGCGCGCCGGGTTGATGACCGATCTGCAGCGGCAGGTGGAGGTGCGGGCGGCGCGCGCCGTCACGGAGGCCCGTGCCCAGGAAGCCTTTGTGGCCTTTACCGAGGCCGTGGGCACCCAGACCCATGTGCCCACCCTGGCGCAGCAGGCCATTGAGGTGCTGCGCGCCCGCTTTCCGCACAGCAACGTCTCCTACTACGCCTACATTCCGGCGGCTGGCCGCTGGCAGGCCCAGAACTGGAGCGACAACCACAGCGCCGCCCAGCAGGCCATGATCACAGCGGGATTTCCGGCCGACACCCCTATCTTTGAAGAGGTGCTGCGCACCCGGCAGCCGGTGTTCCGCGACGCCTGGAACCCGCAGCAGGAGGGCATTGACCACACCCAGGAGTTCGGTACCGGGGCCACGGTCCCCCTGCTGGTGAACGGGGAAGTGCGCGGCATCGTGGGCATGGCGGACCGCCACCAGCAGCGGTGGACGGAGCCCGACCGTGCCCTGGTGCGCGCGGTGGCGCGGGGCCTGACCCTGGCCCTGGAGCGGGCCGAACAGGCCCGGCGCCTGGAAACCCAGAATGCCGAACTGGAGGCCCGCACCCTGGCGCTGGAACGCTTTGCCGAACTGGCCCGCAGCCAGGAGTCCAGACCCGAGGTGCTGATCCGCCGCGCCCAGACGGCCGTCACCGAATTGCTGGGCGAGGGCTTTGCGGTGTACTACGAACTGGACGGCCCGGTGTGGCGCCTGCGCTCGCAGGTGGGCAGCCCGGAGGACGTGACCATCCAGCACTCACTGGACTCGGCCCTGCCCTACGACACGGTGCAGAATTTCCGCATTCCCTGGGAAAGCGGCGCGCCCTTTTACCAGGACGCCTATGATCCGGCGCTGGACCACGGCGTGCCGGGCGTCGAGGCGCTGGCCTCCACGGCGGCGCTGCCGGTGCGGGTGGGCGGGCAACTGCGCGGCATGTTCGGCTACAGCCTGAAAGTCCAGCGCCCCTGGACCCGCGCCGACCGGGCCACGCTGGACACGGCCGTCAGTAGCCTGGGCCTGTCGCTGGAGCGGGCGGGGCGCAGCCGGGCCCTGGAAGAAGAGCGGGCTTCGCTGGACGCCTTTGTGGCCTTTAGCGAGGCCGTGGGCGCAGAAACCGACACGGTGCGGCTGGCCGCCCGCGCCGTGGACGTGCTGCGCACCCGTTTTGCCGACTGTTCGGGCGGCTACTACGGGTGCGAGGGGGACCGCTGGACCCTGCAAACCTGGACTGCCGACTTAGACGAGCGGCCCATCTTTCTGGCGGCGCTGCGGGCCGGGCTGCCCAGCGACACCCCGTTTATTGCCGAACTGCTGCGCACCCACGCCCCCATGTTCATCGAGCGCTGGGACGCGGCCGACGAGCGCGTGAAACACAGCGAGGTCTACGGCACCGTGGCAGCCTATCCTGTGGTGGCCGGCGGCCAGATGCGGGGCTTTTTCACCATTGGTCTCAAGACCACGGCGCAGTGGACCGACCGCGACCGCGCGATCTTCCGCTCAGTGGGGCGCGGCCTGGACCTCGCGGTGGAACGCGCTGAGCAGGCCAGCCGGCAGGCCCGGCAGGCAGCGGAGCTGGACGCCCGCAGCCGGGCCCTGGAGGGCTTTGCTGACCTCACACGCGACCTGAGTGTGGAGGGCGACCCCTACGTTCTGATTCAGCGTGCGCAGGCGGTGGTGCTCTCGCTGCTGCCCGAGGGCTACGCGCTGTACTTCGAGCCGCAGGGCGACCGCTGGGTGCTGCACAGCCAGACTGGCGACCTGCGCAGCCCGGCCCTGCAGGCGGCGGCCGACGCCGGGCTGCCGTTTGAAGAGGCCAACAACCTCCTGATTCCCTACCGCAGCGGCGCGCCCTATTACCAGGACCAGTATGCCCGCGACACCGATCACCTGGACGAGCTGGTGGCGCACCTGGGGGCCTCGGCCACCCTGCCGGTGATGGTCAACGGGCAGCCGCGTGGGGTGTTCGCGGTGGTGCTCTTTGGCGGGGTGCGCCGCTGGACCCGGCCCGACCAGGCGGCGCTGGAATCGGTGGTGCGCAGCCTGGGGCTGGCGCTGGAACGCGCCGAGGGCGTGGCGCTGCTGGCCGAGCGCACCCGCGAACTGGAGCGCAGCAACGCCGAACTGGAACAGTTTGCCTACATCGCCTCGCACGACCTGCAGGCGCCCATTCGCTCGGTGGCCAGTTTCGCCGCCCTGATTGACCAGCGCTACGGCGAGGGCCTGGACGAGCGCGGGCGACTGTATCTGCGGCAGATCGTGGAGAGCGGCGAGCACATGAAACGTCTTGTGGACGACCTGCTGGCCTTTTCCCGGGTGCACACCGAGCGGCGCCCTCTGTCGCCCGTGGATGCAGCCGCCGTGTTTGACCGGGTGGCCGGTCGCCTGCAGGGCGAGGGCCCCGGCGCCGCCGTGACCCGGGGCCCCTTGCCCGTGGTGATGGTGGATGCCCAGCAACTTGATCAACTGTTCCAGAACCTTCTGGGCAACGGCCTGAAGTATGCGCGCCCCGGCGTGCCCCCCTGCATTCAGGTGACCGCTGAGCCGGACGGCCCCAACTGGCGCTTTGCCGTGCAGGACAACGGCATTGGCATTGAGCCGCAGTATTTCGAGCGCATCTTCGTGATTTTTCAGCGCCTGCATGGCCGCGAGCGGTACGAGGGCACCGGCATCGGGCTGGCGGTGTGCAAGAAGATCGTGGAGCGGCATGGCGGGCGGCTGTGGCTGGACAGCACCCCGGGAGCCGGTTCCACCTTCTTCTTTACCCTGCCTGCGGCCTGA
- a CDS encoding family 1 glycosylhydrolase, with amino-acid sequence MTRPPALWAGIEPTVSRVGDMVLDQQALCGTDERPEDMDRLADLGASAVRLALLWERTAPQGLDRADWRWADQRLARLKARGVQPIAGLVHHGGGPRHTHLLDPEFVPGLVAYARAVARRYPDLAAYTPVNEPLTTARFSGLYGHWYPHGRDERSCWLALKHQLQATVLAMQAIREINPQAQLIQTEDLGRTHSTPHLQAQADFENERRWLTFDLLLGRVTRDHPLWGYLRWSGATEDELLWFADHPCAPDVLGLNVYVTGERFLDERLARYPACTHGGNGREHYADVEAVRVLGAPHGGPRARLLEAHARYGRPLAITEVHLNCTREEQLRWFWAAWQGAQGAQAQGADVRAVTAWAAFGAFEWNSLLTRREGHYESGLWDVRAPQPRPTALAQLARALAHDAPVSALALSPGWWARAGRLLYPPQGEVQAQPAGGPPLLIVGAGGPLDQTLRDICAVRGLPTVTLNPHAWAGLAPAARAAVLGAASPWAVVNLPGGVVGRGAARLASACAAQGLPLLSFSGAGVFGRAGAAAHAEHDPVAPADPAARQLAQTERWVLARCPQALVVRAGALFGTGAPQDSGVLALGAPSTGGGLARDLLISPVYAPDLLHEALNLLLDGERGVWHLTHGAPLTTAAWQRALAGWPGQGTGPALAGAAPTGPALSVPDPALRSERGWPLPPLAQALERWWASGPEQTPSLPCPPAPQAAPWRVPPPA; translated from the coding sequence ATGACCCGCCCCCCAGCGCTGTGGGCCGGCATCGAGCCCACCGTGAGCCGCGTGGGGGACATGGTGCTTGACCAGCAGGCGCTGTGCGGCACCGATGAGCGCCCCGAGGACATGGACCGGCTGGCCGATCTGGGGGCCAGCGCCGTGCGCCTCGCGCTGCTGTGGGAGCGCACAGCGCCGCAAGGTCTGGACCGCGCCGACTGGCGCTGGGCGGACCAGCGCCTCGCGCGCCTGAAGGCCCGGGGGGTGCAGCCTATCGCCGGACTGGTCCACCACGGCGGTGGCCCCCGGCACACCCACCTGCTGGACCCCGAATTCGTGCCTGGGCTGGTGGCCTACGCCCGCGCAGTGGCCCGGCGGTACCCGGATCTGGCGGCCTACACACCAGTGAACGAACCGCTGACCACCGCCCGCTTCTCGGGACTGTACGGGCACTGGTATCCCCACGGCCGCGACGAACGCAGCTGCTGGCTGGCCCTCAAACACCAGCTGCAGGCCACGGTGCTGGCCATGCAGGCCATCCGCGAGATCAATCCGCAGGCCCAGCTCATCCAGACCGAGGACCTGGGGCGCACCCACAGCACGCCGCACCTGCAGGCCCAGGCCGACTTTGAAAATGAGCGGCGCTGGCTCACCTTCGATCTGCTGCTGGGCCGCGTCACCCGGGACCATCCGCTCTGGGGGTACCTGCGCTGGTCGGGGGCCACTGAGGATGAACTGCTGTGGTTTGCCGATCACCCCTGTGCGCCGGACGTGCTGGGGCTGAATGTCTACGTGACCGGCGAGCGCTTTCTGGACGAGCGGCTGGCGCGTTACCCGGCGTGTACCCACGGCGGGAATGGCCGCGAGCACTACGCCGATGTGGAAGCGGTGCGGGTGCTGGGCGCGCCGCACGGCGGCCCCCGGGCCCGGCTGCTGGAGGCCCACGCCCGCTATGGCCGCCCCCTGGCCATCACCGAGGTGCACCTGAACTGCACCCGTGAAGAGCAACTGCGCTGGTTCTGGGCCGCGTGGCAGGGCGCGCAAGGCGCCCAGGCCCAGGGCGCCGATGTGCGCGCCGTGACCGCCTGGGCCGCGTTCGGGGCGTTCGAGTGGAACAGCCTGCTGACCCGCCGGGAAGGCCACTACGAAAGCGGGCTGTGGGACGTGCGCGCGCCCCAGCCGCGCCCCACGGCGCTGGCGCAGCTGGCGCGGGCACTGGCCCACGACGCGCCGGTCAGCGCGCTGGCGCTGTCTCCCGGCTGGTGGGCGCGGGCGGGGCGCCTGCTGTACCCGCCGCAGGGCGAGGTGCAGGCCCAGCCTGCTGGTGGCCCGCCGCTGCTGATCGTGGGCGCAGGCGGGCCCCTGGACCAGACCCTGCGCGACATCTGCGCGGTGCGGGGCCTGCCCACGGTGACCCTGAACCCACATGCCTGGGCCGGTCTGGCGCCGGCGGCGCGCGCGGCGGTGCTGGGGGCCGCCTCACCCTGGGCGGTGGTCAACCTGCCCGGCGGCGTGGTGGGGCGCGGGGCGGCGCGGCTGGCCAGCGCCTGCGCGGCGCAGGGCCTGCCCCTGCTGAGCTTCTCTGGGGCCGGGGTGTTTGGCCGCGCTGGGGCGGCGGCCCACGCCGAGCATGATCCGGTGGCCCCCGCCGACCCCGCCGCGCGGCAGCTGGCCCAGACCGAGCGCTGGGTACTGGCCCGCTGCCCGCAGGCGCTGGTGGTGCGCGCCGGGGCCCTGTTCGGCACGGGCGCTCCCCAGGACAGCGGCGTGCTGGCCCTGGGCGCGCCGTCCACTGGGGGAGGGCTGGCCCGGGACCTCCTGATCTCGCCGGTGTACGCGCCGGACCTGCTGCACGAGGCCCTGAACCTGCTGCTGGACGGCGAGCGCGGGGTGTGGCACCTGACCCACGGCGCGCCGCTCACCACCGCGGCGTGGCAGCGGGCGCTGGCCGGGTGGCCGGGTCAGGGAACCGGGCCGGCACTGGCTGGGGCGGCGCCCACCGGGCCAGCTCTTTCCGTGCCCGACCCGGCCCTGCGCAGTGAGCGCGGCTGGCCACTGCCGCCGCTGGCGCAGGCGCTGGAGCGCTGGTGGGCCAGCGGCCCAGAACAGACCCCTTCCCTCCCCTGCCCGCCGGCGCCCCAGGCTGCCCCCTGGCGGGTTCCACCGCCCGCCTGA
- the glf gene encoding UDP-galactopyranose mutase, with the protein MTEGAALGEAGGFDYLIVGAGFAGAVLAERLARDAGKRVLIVDRRAHIGGNAYDRYDDAGILIHPYGPHIFHTNSKDVFEYLSQFTAWRPYEHRVLASVDGQQLPIPINLDTVNGLYGLNLTAFEVESFFASVAEPVEQVRTSEDVVVSKVGRDLYQKFFRGYTRKQWGLDPSELDASVTARVPTRTNRDNRYFTDTYQAMPLHGYTRMFEAMLAHPNIKVMLNTDYREIQALVPWAHMIYTGPVDAFFDHCYGRLPYRSLEFVHETHPVEQFQAVGTVNYPNDYGYTRISEFKYITGQRHAQTSVVYEYPRAEGDPYYPVPRPENAELYKKYEALTRTRTDVTFVGRLATYRYYNMDQVVAQALATYRRLQGKASEPGARQTVGAAGGGA; encoded by the coding sequence ATGACTGAGGGGGCCGCGCTGGGCGAAGCCGGGGGCTTTGATTACCTGATCGTGGGGGCAGGCTTTGCCGGCGCCGTGCTGGCCGAGCGGCTGGCCCGTGACGCCGGCAAGCGGGTGCTGATCGTGGACCGCCGCGCGCACATCGGCGGCAATGCCTATGACCGCTACGACGACGCCGGAATTCTCATTCACCCGTACGGCCCGCATATCTTCCACACCAACAGCAAAGACGTGTTCGAGTATCTGTCGCAGTTCACGGCGTGGCGCCCCTACGAGCACCGGGTGCTGGCGAGCGTGGACGGCCAGCAGCTGCCCATTCCCATCAACCTGGATACAGTGAATGGGCTGTACGGCCTGAACCTCACGGCCTTTGAGGTGGAGAGTTTCTTCGCCTCAGTGGCCGAGCCGGTGGAACAGGTGCGCACCAGCGAGGACGTGGTGGTGTCCAAGGTGGGGCGCGACCTGTACCAGAAGTTCTTCCGGGGCTACACCCGCAAGCAGTGGGGTCTGGATCCCAGCGAACTGGACGCCTCGGTCACGGCGCGGGTGCCCACGCGCACCAACCGCGACAACCGCTATTTCACCGACACCTATCAGGCCATGCCGCTGCACGGCTACACCCGCATGTTCGAGGCCATGCTGGCGCACCCGAACATCAAGGTGATGCTGAACACCGATTACCGCGAGATTCAGGCGCTGGTGCCCTGGGCTCATATGATCTATACCGGCCCGGTGGACGCCTTTTTTGACCATTGTTACGGCCGGCTGCCCTACCGGAGCCTGGAATTCGTGCACGAAACGCATCCAGTCGAGCAATTCCAGGCCGTGGGCACCGTGAACTACCCCAATGATTACGGGTACACCCGCATCAGCGAGTTCAAGTACATCACCGGGCAGCGCCATGCGCAGACCAGCGTGGTGTATGAATACCCGCGCGCCGAGGGGGACCCCTATTACCCGGTACCGCGCCCCGAAAACGCCGAGCTGTACAAGAAGTACGAGGCCCTGACCCGCACCCGCACCGACGTGACCTTTGTGGGCCGGCTGGCCACCTACCGCTACTACAACATGGACCAGGTGGTGGCACAGGCCCTGGCCACCTACCGCCGTCTGCAGGGCAAGGCCAGTGAGCCGGGGGCCCGGCAGACCGTGGGCGCAGCGGGCGGAGGCGCTTAG
- a CDS encoding SDR family oxidoreductase, producing the protein MTPDTPSPEQQPETAPADQMPQDTPAETQKQQPGVEADMSLAPVVIREGYRGSDKLAGKVALITGGDSGIGRAVAVHFAREGADVAIVYLDEDGDARATLAMIEAEGRRGLLLAGDVGDPAFCQSAVQRTVDTLGGLNVLVNNAAEQHPQKSVADITPEQLERTFRTNIFAMFYLVQAALPHLKAGDCIVNTTSVTAYRGSPELLDYSSTKGAIVAFTRSLSGNLAEQKIRVNAVAPGPIWTPLIPSTFDAEKVGSFGQDVPLGRAGQPAEVAPAFVFLASEDSTYITGQVIHPNGGELING; encoded by the coding sequence ATGACGCCAGACACCCCCAGCCCGGAGCAGCAACCCGAAACCGCCCCCGCCGACCAGATGCCCCAGGACACGCCCGCCGAGACGCAGAAGCAGCAGCCGGGCGTGGAAGCCGACATGAGCCTGGCGCCGGTGGTGATCCGTGAAGGGTACCGGGGCAGCGACAAGCTGGCGGGCAAGGTGGCCCTGATTACCGGCGGGGACAGCGGCATTGGCCGCGCCGTGGCGGTGCATTTTGCGCGCGAAGGCGCGGACGTGGCCATCGTCTACCTCGACGAGGACGGGGACGCCCGCGCCACCCTGGCCATGATTGAGGCCGAGGGGCGCCGGGGCCTGCTGCTGGCCGGTGATGTGGGCGACCCCGCATTCTGCCAGAGCGCCGTGCAGCGCACGGTGGACACCCTGGGTGGCCTGAACGTGCTGGTGAACAATGCCGCCGAGCAGCACCCACAAAAGAGCGTCGCGGACATCACACCCGAGCAGCTGGAGCGCACCTTCCGCACCAATATCTTTGCCATGTTCTATCTGGTGCAGGCCGCGCTGCCCCACCTGAAAGCGGGCGACTGCATCGTGAACACCACCAGCGTCACGGCGTACCGGGGCAGCCCCGAACTGCTGGATTATTCCAGTACCAAGGGCGCCATCGTGGCCTTTACCCGCAGCCTCAGCGGCAACTTGGCCGAGCAGAAGATTCGCGTGAATGCCGTGGCGCCCGGGCCCATCTGGACCCCGCTGATTCCCAGCACGTTTGATGCCGAGAAGGTGGGCTCTTTTGGCCAGGACGTGCCGCTGGGCCGGGCCGGGCAGCCCGCCGAGGTGGCCCCGGCCTTTGTGTTCCTGGCTTCAGAAGACAGCACCTACATCACCGGGCAGGTCATTCACCCCAACGGCGGCGAACTCATCAACGGGTAG